A genomic region of Brevibacillus sp. JNUCC-41 contains the following coding sequences:
- a CDS encoding GtrA family protein: MNGTVLKNYLKHTNSFIRFLLVGIVNTALGLSLMLFLMNVLELSYWVSTFIGNGTGAVTSFLLNRTFTFKSDIEWRRGVARFFCVILICYSAAYSLGQAIAESMEGSVHLPIQQNVAVMIGAIFYTVLNYIGQKYFVFKKSNLRPIQEGRN, translated from the coding sequence ATGAACGGAACAGTATTGAAAAACTATCTAAAACACACTAACTCCTTTATCCGCTTTTTATTGGTTGGGATAGTCAATACAGCGCTTGGACTTTCCCTCATGCTTTTTCTCATGAATGTTCTTGAATTATCTTACTGGGTCTCCACCTTTATCGGTAATGGTACGGGAGCTGTAACGAGTTTTCTTTTGAACAGGACTTTTACCTTTAAAAGTGATATAGAATGGCGAAGGGGAGTTGCACGTTTCTTTTGCGTCATCCTGATCTGTTATTCCGCCGCATATTCTTTAGGCCAAGCTATTGCCGAATCAATGGAAGGATCCGTTCATTTACCCATACAACAAAATGTGGCTGTGATGATAGGAGCCATTTTTTACACAGTTCTCAACTATATTGGTCAGAAATACTTTGTCTTTAAAAAAAGCAATTTAAGACCAATTCAAGAAGGCAGGAACTAA
- a CDS encoding APC family permease codes for MLSSIKRFLIGRPLKSNALGEQKLNKTKALAILSSDALSSVAYGPEQILIVLITVGAAAFWYSLPIAIGVLILLTALILSYRQIIFAYPHGGGAYVVSKNNLGVNPGLIAGGSLLVDYILTVAVSVSAGTDAITSAFPGLHSYNVIIAIIFVILLTILNLRGVTESASVLAYPVYLFVLALFILIGVGIYKILTGGVSPELHTPIGTPVAGISLFILLRAFASGSSALTGVEAISNAIPNFKDPAPNNAAKTLIAMGSLLAVLFSGIVFLAYSLSIVPSAEVTVVSQVAEEIFGRNFMYFFIQGTTALILILAANTGYSAFPLLAVNLAKDKFIPRAFTIRGDRLGYSNGIIILGLASIILIVSFEGHTENLIPLYAVGVFIPFTLSQTGMIVKWIREKPKGWMLKLTINSIGAIISFIVTMIFFLTKFTQVWPVLIFIPIILLIFHRIRKHYEAVGDQLRITTCEPILPIEGNIIIVPVAGITHVVENSLNYAKSLSAHQVIAVYVAFEREDEKKFEEKWKKWQPDVRLVTLNSYYRSIIQPLTKFVDTVEHKASESNYKVTVIIPQFIPKKGWHNILHNQSSLLIRAYLLYRRNVVVTTVPYHLKK; via the coding sequence ATGTTATCTTCTATAAAGAGATTCTTGATTGGGAGACCTTTAAAATCAAATGCACTTGGTGAACAAAAGCTTAACAAAACAAAGGCTTTGGCGATATTATCTTCTGATGCTTTGTCTTCGGTTGCTTATGGACCTGAGCAAATATTGATCGTTCTGATCACTGTCGGTGCTGCAGCATTCTGGTATTCCCTCCCTATCGCAATCGGAGTATTGATCCTGTTAACCGCCTTGATCTTGTCCTATAGACAGATCATTTTCGCTTATCCGCATGGCGGGGGGGCATATGTGGTTTCAAAAAATAATTTGGGAGTCAATCCAGGGCTGATAGCTGGAGGATCCTTATTGGTGGATTATATATTAACTGTGGCTGTTAGTGTTTCTGCAGGTACGGATGCAATCACGTCCGCTTTTCCCGGCCTGCATTCATATAATGTCATCATAGCCATCATTTTCGTCATTCTGCTTACAATCCTGAACTTGCGGGGGGTTACGGAGTCGGCCTCTGTTTTGGCCTATCCGGTGTACCTATTCGTTTTAGCATTGTTCATCTTGATTGGTGTCGGGATTTACAAGATTTTGACAGGGGGAGTTTCACCTGAATTGCACACGCCCATCGGGACTCCGGTAGCGGGCATCAGTTTATTCATACTGCTAAGAGCATTTGCGTCAGGAAGCTCCGCATTGACAGGAGTCGAAGCTATTTCCAATGCAATCCCGAACTTTAAAGATCCGGCACCGAATAATGCGGCGAAAACTTTAATAGCGATGGGTTCCTTATTAGCTGTATTATTTTCGGGAATCGTATTCTTAGCCTATTCTTTAAGCATTGTCCCTAGCGCAGAGGTAACGGTCGTCTCCCAGGTTGCTGAAGAGATCTTTGGACGGAATTTCATGTATTTCTTCATTCAAGGTACAACTGCTTTGATCTTGATACTTGCGGCCAATACTGGCTATTCGGCCTTCCCTCTGCTTGCGGTAAATCTAGCGAAGGATAAATTCATACCGAGGGCGTTTACGATCAGAGGGGACCGATTAGGGTATTCCAATGGAATAATCATACTGGGACTTGCCTCGATCATCTTAATAGTCTCATTTGAAGGACATACAGAAAATCTCATTCCGCTTTATGCTGTAGGGGTATTCATTCCATTTACTCTGTCCCAGACCGGGATGATTGTTAAATGGATCCGCGAAAAGCCAAAAGGCTGGATGTTGAAATTAACCATTAATTCAATTGGTGCCATTATTAGCTTTATCGTCACGATGATATTCTTCTTGACCAAGTTTACTCAGGTTTGGCCTGTTTTGATTTTTATACCTATTATCCTGTTAATTTTTCATCGAATCAGAAAGCATTATGAAGCAGTTGGTGACCAACTAAGGATTACAACATGTGAGCCGATCTTGCCAATTGAAGGAAATATCATTATCGTACCTGTGGCCGGGATAACTCATGTGGTCGAGAACTCTTTAAATTATGCAAAATCTCTTTCAGCGCATCAAGTCATTGCCGTTTATGTTGCTTTTGAAAGAGAAGATGAAAAGAAATTCGAAGAAAAATGGAAAAAGTGGCAGCCGGATGTCCGACTGGTTACACTGAATTCTTATTACAGAAGTATCATTCAGCCATTAACAAAATTCGTGGATACGGTTGAACATAAGGCGAGTGAATCCAATTATAAAGTTACGGTGATCATCCCCCAATTCATTCCGAAGAAGGGCTGGCACAATATTCTTCATAACCAATCAAGTTTACTGATCCGTGCCTACTTACTTTATAGAAGGAATGTGGTTGTTACGACTGTGCCATATCATTTGAAGAAGTAA
- a CDS encoding DMT family transporter, giving the protein MNGVGLLNIGYLFILLNMIVLGLSIPAGSVAMATIPVWLFTAMTLGIACMILLPAAKIYERIKWKGLGYKTYFGIFMQSLFTVTLYTVFLLYGLKYSSVIAAGIINSMVPAVTLVLSFILLGERLNIRKGIAIMLAVSAVLVMELAGASTEGESSALGIAFMILAVVSLGLFFVYAKKFAVDVPPVTMAAGLCLMGFLTTLPMAIHEAISFDWGKMTLGLWGAVIAYTLLGWVFAYIFTYLGISKVPASTIGMATAIIPITAMLYAVLFLGDKLRKVDIIATVLLILSIFIAESKESVKEGKESIPVIGKDDAVGK; this is encoded by the coding sequence ATGAATGGGGTGGGTTTACTGAATATTGGCTATCTCTTCATCTTATTGAATATGATTGTTTTAGGTCTTTCAATCCCGGCCGGCAGTGTAGCAATGGCAACCATTCCCGTATGGCTGTTTACGGCCATGACGCTTGGCATCGCTTGTATGATCTTACTGCCAGCAGCGAAAATATACGAAAGAATCAAGTGGAAAGGGCTAGGATATAAAACGTACTTCGGGATATTCATGCAATCCCTTTTTACCGTTACATTATATACGGTCTTCCTTTTATATGGTTTGAAATACTCTAGTGTGATAGCGGCTGGAATCATAAATAGTATGGTGCCAGCCGTAACGCTGGTTCTTTCCTTCATATTATTGGGAGAAAGATTGAACATCCGTAAGGGCATAGCCATCATGCTAGCTGTTTCAGCTGTTCTGGTAATGGAGCTCGCAGGTGCGAGTACTGAGGGGGAATCCAGTGCATTAGGGATTGCTTTCATGATATTGGCAGTTGTGTCATTGGGCTTGTTTTTTGTATATGCAAAGAAATTCGCAGTGGATGTGCCACCGGTGACAATGGCCGCAGGACTGTGCTTAATGGGTTTTCTAACTACGCTGCCGATGGCCATTCATGAGGCGATATCCTTTGATTGGGGAAAAATGACGCTTGGTTTATGGGGGGCTGTCATAGCCTATACCTTGCTTGGGTGGGTATTTGCTTATATTTTCACGTACTTAGGAATTTCAAAGGTACCAGCAAGCACCATCGGGATGGCAACGGCAATCATCCCGATTACTGCAATGCTATATGCCGTGTTATTCCTGGGGGATAAATTACGAAAGGTCGATATCATTGCGACTGTTTTATTAATACTATCGATATTCATTGCAGAATCAAAAGAAAGTGTAAAGGAAGGAAAAGAGTCCATTCCAGTTATCGGGAAAGATGATGCGGTAGGCAAATGA
- a CDS encoding helix-turn-helix domain-containing protein, producing MNIIQNFNTFDYFPFQPEFEILSDYYIEYKQRNSDHSTTLFYQFKINRDLMNPMSVIPDGCIDILFYCDPDSPSADVCGSVLKYKTINFQANCEYFGVRFLPKQETQHFKYSMKEVINRQIPLADMVKIGPTIMERLIKERDFRRRIKLFKEEIGINIFACNELPAIIEYSLDKIYSSKGNVNMNQLAAETGYSTRYLRKQFDAHVGMPPKLFSQIVRFQNSLHMLLNKRAFTVWDVINENGYFDQSHLINEFKKFGYMTPNEFINAVSGNCQTQYNVIDI from the coding sequence TTGAACATCATTCAGAATTTCAATACCTTCGACTATTTTCCATTCCAGCCGGAATTTGAGATTCTATCGGATTACTATATAGAATATAAACAAAGAAATTCTGACCATTCAACTACATTATTCTATCAATTTAAAATCAATCGGGATTTAATGAATCCAATGTCCGTCATTCCCGATGGGTGCATCGACATATTATTTTATTGCGATCCCGATAGCCCCTCCGCAGATGTATGCGGGAGTGTCCTCAAGTACAAAACGATAAACTTTCAGGCTAATTGTGAATATTTCGGTGTGAGGTTTTTGCCTAAGCAGGAAACCCAGCATTTTAAATATTCCATGAAGGAGGTAATCAATCGCCAAATCCCCTTAGCCGATATGGTGAAAATTGGACCTACCATTATGGAAAGGTTAATAAAAGAACGGGATTTTCGTAGAAGAATAAAGCTATTCAAAGAAGAAATAGGGATTAATATTTTTGCGTGTAATGAGTTGCCTGCCATTATAGAATATTCCTTGGACAAAATATATTCTTCTAAAGGAAATGTAAATATGAATCAATTAGCCGCTGAGACCGGATACTCTACAAGGTACTTGCGAAAGCAATTCGATGCCCATGTAGGGATGCCGCCCAAATTATTCAGCCAAATAGTGAGGTTCCAAAACTCCCTGCATATGTTATTGAACAAACGGGCTTTTACAGTTTGGGATGTGATTAATGAGAATGGATATTTTGATCAATCACATTTAATTAATGAATTTAAAAAATTTGGTTATATGACTCCAAATGAATTCATCAATGCCGTTTCAGGAAATTGTCAAACCCAATATAATGTTATTGATATATAG
- a CDS encoding aldehyde dehydrogenase family protein codes for MGKKYQLFIDGRWVDSLSGRTFESLNPATDEVNAVVAEAGPEDVDLAVKAARRAFESGPWAGMAPGDRGRLLNKVAQALWEKADMLAEVESQDNGLPINETKFIAMPAMIDVLEFYAGLANKVQGSTLASPNSRFNYTLKEPIGVIGAIVPWNFPLMLTMWKLAPALAAGNTIVIKPAEQTPVSILEMVKIFQEVGIPDGVINVIPGYGKIAGDALSSHPDVDKIAFTGSTNTGRLIMQAASKNLKPISLELGGKSPNIVFDDASIENAVNGSMFGIFFAQGQVCASGTRLFVQESIYDRFMDSFVKKAQSIRVGNPLDQTTQMGPQVSLQQLNKIQQYVAAGLEQGANLVMGGERNTLAGKGYFFTPTVFENVTNDMTIAREEIFGPVLSVIKFKDEEDALNKANDSLYGLASGLWTNDLKRAHRMVRGLKAGTVYVNTFSMLDSTAPFGGRKQSGFGRELGIQAMDMYTETKNVWIDLNEQGLNWYGV; via the coding sequence ATGGGGAAAAAATATCAATTGTTCATTGATGGGCGATGGGTTGATTCATTATCTGGAAGAACATTTGAATCACTTAATCCTGCAACAGATGAAGTGAATGCTGTAGTTGCCGAGGCTGGTCCGGAAGATGTTGATTTAGCGGTAAAAGCTGCACGGAGGGCGTTTGAATCTGGCCCATGGGCTGGAATGGCGCCGGGGGATAGGGGAAGGTTACTGAATAAAGTGGCACAGGCACTGTGGGAGAAAGCTGATATGCTAGCCGAAGTCGAATCACAAGATAACGGGCTGCCAATCAATGAGACAAAATTCATTGCGATGCCAGCCATGATAGATGTACTCGAATTTTATGCGGGGTTAGCAAATAAAGTCCAGGGAAGTACCCTTGCTTCTCCTAATAGCCGGTTCAATTATACCTTGAAGGAGCCAATCGGTGTCATAGGAGCCATAGTGCCTTGGAACTTTCCTCTTATGCTGACGATGTGGAAGCTAGCCCCTGCTTTAGCGGCAGGCAATACGATCGTGATCAAACCAGCTGAGCAAACTCCTGTAAGCATTCTGGAAATGGTTAAAATCTTTCAAGAAGTCGGAATTCCAGATGGAGTCATCAATGTTATTCCGGGATACGGGAAGATAGCGGGGGATGCCCTCTCATCACATCCGGACGTCGATAAAATCGCTTTTACGGGTTCAACGAATACTGGCCGCCTAATCATGCAGGCAGCAAGTAAGAACTTAAAACCAATCAGCCTTGAATTAGGGGGGAAATCACCAAATATCGTTTTTGATGATGCTTCCATTGAGAATGCAGTGAATGGATCCATGTTTGGTATCTTCTTCGCCCAAGGCCAAGTATGCGCCTCGGGTACAAGACTTTTTGTGCAGGAAAGCATATATGATCGATTCATGGATTCATTCGTGAAGAAAGCACAATCCATCCGTGTAGGGAATCCTTTAGATCAAACGACCCAAATGGGACCGCAAGTTTCTTTACAGCAACTGAACAAAATTCAACAGTACGTAGCGGCCGGACTGGAACAGGGAGCTAATCTTGTCATGGGCGGCGAAAGAAACACGTTGGCAGGAAAAGGCTATTTTTTCACGCCCACCGTTTTTGAGAATGTCACCAATGATATGACAATTGCCCGGGAAGAAATTTTTGGGCCGGTTTTGTCGGTCATCAAGTTCAAAGATGAAGAGGATGCATTGAACAAGGCAAATGACAGCTTGTATGGGTTGGCTTCAGGTTTATGGACCAATGATTTAAAACGGGCGCACCGTATGGTAAGGGGGTTAAAAGCGGGGACGGTGTATGTGAACACGTTTAGCATGCTTGATAGTACAGCCCCTTTTGGCGGCAGGAAGCAAAGCGGTTTTGGAAGGGAACTGGGCATCCAAGCGATGGATATGTATACGGAAACAAAAAATGTGTGGATTGATTTGAATGAGCAAGGCTTGAACTGGTATGGAGTTTAA